Sequence from the Exiguobacterium aurantiacum genome:
AAGCATTGCAAGCGACGATGGCGGCTTGGCTGCCGACACCATGACAAAAGCTCCACTCGAGATGAGTGGAGCTTTGTTTATGCTTGGTTATAATAAAGCGTCCCTGGCTTCGACAGCGTCAAATCGTAGAACGCCTCAAACGCTTCGATGTCCTCTAACTTGCGGAAATCGACTTTATCTGTCTCTTCATTCGGAATCGCGATGATGATTCCGTCTTCCGTTTGTTTGATCATCCCGGTCTGCCCGTTATGGATGCGGATGTAGAGCACGTGCTTGTCTTCTAGCAGTGTCACGGCTTCGCGACGCGATTGAATCGTTGTTTTCATGGTCATCCCTCACTTTCTTTTGAGTATACCGGTCTATCGTTGTTGCATTCAAGCGGTTGCACCCTTAAAATTATGTAAAGAAGGGGTTGAACGCTTTGGATTTGGAAACAATATTGATTATCGTCTTAGGCATCACATTCGTCGTGCTCGTCTCGATTCGTGCCGTCCGCAACTTGCAATGGGTCCGTTTCGGCGAGGCGTTCGGCAAGCAAGGCGAGGCGTTGCTCGACGACTATACGTATTTGACGGAACAAGGCATCACCTGTCGTGTCGAACATGGCTTGCCGACCGGACGCCTATTCCGTCCGCTCGCGAAAAACTTGGACGATCGGGTCGCCTTGTTCGTCCATCGCAAAGACGCCCAACAGGCTCGACAACTATTGAAATAAAAATGGCGCTGACTCTTCAGCGCCATTTTTATTTATGTACTTGCCGCTCTGAGCAATAGTAAGCGATGTGTTTAATCGTCGTCTCGGACAACAGCTCGAGCTTCGTCTTCGTGATGACGTCGTCAATCAAGTCGAACGTCTCGGCGCAATTCGCTTTAATGCGTTCCACCTTGAGACGGGATGTCTCTGGGAATATTAAAAATGACGTGACAGGGACAGCTTGTCCGCATTGCCTCTTCAAGACGCTCCGGACGTGCTTCGTCCTCCGCTCAAGCTCTTCCATCGGATGCGGATAGATGTTCTTCCAACCGAGCGATGTCTCGAGACGACAGTCACGGTTCGTCATATGGACGGCCGACGTCGTCCGATTGATGCGGACTAAAAAGACGCCTTTCGGGCCGACCAATACATAATCGAGCACATCATCACCGAGCTCGACTTGTTCGATCATCATCCAATCAAACCGGCATGTGTGACGGATGATTTCGACGATCTCGTCCGTGTACGACTTTGGCGGTGCGATGACTTCTTCTTTCGTGCGGAACAAGCCTTTCGTCTGTCGTTTCTCAGGTTCTTTTTTGACGGCCGTCAATACTTGTAACATCTTCTCCACCTCCTCCCTTTATTCGCTTGGGCCGACCTGTTTTCCGAAGACGGCCTTTTCTAAATTCGAGATACGACGCAACATGTCATAGTTCGACGCGACAGGCTGGGCAGGTTTGACCGGTTCAGCTTGTTCGTTCGAACCGCGGCGGAACGACTCATTCTCTTGGCGCAACCGTTCGATTTCTTTCGTCATCTTCTCATAATCGCGGATGACGACGTCCAAAAACTGGTCGACTTCTTCTTGTGAGTACCCACGGAGGGCGGTCTTGAATTCT
This genomic interval carries:
- a CDS encoding nuclease-related domain-containing protein, whose amino-acid sequence is MLQVLTAVKKEPEKRQTKGLFRTKEEVIAPPKSYTDEIVEIIRHTCRFDWMMIEQVELGDDVLDYVLVGPKGVFLVRINRTTSAVHMTNRDCRLETSLGWKNIYPHPMEELERRTKHVRSVLKRQCGQAVPVTSFLIFPETSRLKVERIKANCAETFDLIDDVITKTKLELLSETTIKHIAYYCSERQVHK
- the gpsB gene encoding cell division regulator GpsB translates to MQTELTAEAIYKQEFKTALRGYSQEEVDQFLDVVIRDYEKMTKEIERLRQENESFRRGSNEQAEPVKPAQPVASNYDMLRRISNLEKAVFGKQVGPSE